From Algoriphagus sp. NG3, the proteins below share one genomic window:
- a CDS encoding TerB family tellurite resistance protein — MKPLLILLLPLYVSLGIHNSNAQADEAAQLLLNVTKLEQLKQILSDLEKGYTTLRTGYSQIENLASGNFSLHQAFLNQLLQVSPAVKNYHKTAEIISYQIKLVRDYKRAFSGFKASGQFTVNEISYLSQVYGNLFKKSLQQLDELTLILTSGKLRMSDQERLEAIDRIHRDIQDKYHFLIAFNQEAQFLALSRNKAKQEVDAIRSFYPAKHH; from the coding sequence ATGAAACCACTTCTTATTCTATTACTACCCCTGTACGTATCGCTTGGAATTCATAACTCAAATGCCCAGGCCGACGAGGCTGCCCAGCTCCTGCTCAACGTCACCAAACTGGAACAGCTCAAGCAAATTCTTTCAGACTTGGAAAAAGGGTATACCACCCTGAGAACCGGCTATTCCCAGATCGAAAACCTTGCCTCGGGAAACTTCAGCCTCCATCAAGCCTTCCTCAACCAACTCCTTCAGGTCAGCCCTGCGGTAAAAAACTACCACAAAACTGCGGAAATCATCAGCTATCAAATCAAGCTGGTCAGGGATTATAAACGGGCATTTTCCGGCTTCAAGGCTTCCGGACAGTTTACCGTCAATGAAATCTCCTACCTGTCTCAAGTCTATGGAAATCTATTTAAAAAAAGCCTGCAGCAGCTCGATGAACTGACGCTGATATTGACTTCAGGGAAACTGAGAATGTCTGATCAAGAAAGGCTGGAAGCCATAGACCGCATCCACCGGGACATCCAGGATAAGTATCATTTTCTAATCGCATTTAATCAAGAAGCCCAATTCCTTGCGCTGAGCCGCAACAAAGCCAAGCAGGAAGTGGATGCAATCAGAAGCTTTTATCCGGCAAAACACCACTAA